Proteins encoded by one window of Candidatus Buchananbacteria bacterium CG10_big_fil_rev_8_21_14_0_10_42_9:
- a CDS encoding type II toxin-antitoxin system mRNA interferase toxin, RelE/StbE family, whose protein sequence is MNERVFYTRSALKDLALLDKNIARRIIDKLSWFSDQKNPLRFAKRLKQPFNDLYRFRIGDYRVIFELGKKQEYKILIILRIKYRRDVYG, encoded by the coding sequence ATGAATGAACGGGTATTTTATACGCGATCAGCTTTAAAAGACCTTGCCTTACTAGACAAAAACATCGCCCGCCGAATTATTGATAAGCTGAGTTGGTTTTCAGATCAGAAAAATCCGTTGCGGTTTGCCAAACGTCTTAAACAGCCCTTTAACGATCTTTATCGTTTTCGAATCGGCGATTACCGAGTAATATTTGAGTTGGGCAAAAAGCAAGAATATAAAATATTGATTATTTTAAGAATCAAATACCGCCGTG